AAGTTATCAGCACATATATAATGGATTTTATCATTATTTCTATTTGAACATGACAGGCCATCGGAAGTTAATTGAGTTATTCATAACAAGAGTCAAGCCTCTAATGCATAGACTTTAAGTACCTGGGTTCGCATCCTGAACTCTGCTGCCAGGTCCTCAAGGGGAACACACTTCTGCTTCTGGAAAGTTCAAGGGAAAAAATTAGCAGCTAAGTTTTCCACTTTACATAGCCAAGCATATCATACCAAATAGGATAGGCAACCAGTATACTCAAGATTGTGGCAGGACATACTGCATGCTTCAAATACTGTTTAGCAAGCTAGGGTAAAGCACATCACTATAAATTCTCATAATCAATTTCAGACTTCAAGGTAAAACAAAACGCAATGGTATCTGTAAGCAGACTAAATGGCAAACAAAGCACAAAATATTTATATGGACAGTGACCTATCATAGTTCATTGaagggagattttttttttggtccaATTCAAGAATAATCATGGAAACTTAAAGTTGCATATTCATGGGGGCATAATTGAAGGCACTTGCTTCATAAACAGTATACCTTGATGTATTCCACAAAGTTGTGGAGCAAACCCTGACCATCATCTTGCATCTCACTCTCTGTTGTACCTTCATCATCAACAGAGAAGGCCCCTTTCCATTTCTCAAATTCTAGAGCAGCGGCCTCCTCTTCCTTTGCTTTCCTTGCTCTAGCTTCTTCTTCCTAGACCAATTAATTAGGTACTTAGCATCGCAGTTCGAAAcatgacaaaagaaaagaacAGAAAGTATTGGCAGCTAGAAGAATCCCTAACCAGTAGTCTCTCTTGTGCCTCACGCTCCTCATCCTTTCTCCTCCTCATTTCCTCATACCGGTCTTGTTTATTCCTCCTTGAATCCCGTGCAGCATCTTCAGCCTTGCAAGCAAAGAGTATTGTTCATGTCAATTTTGGGGCTTTATTTCATATAAGAGAGATCGGCACAACATGTAATTGTACATTGTAATTTGCTTGCCAATTCTGTTATGACATCGACATCAAACTGGCAATCAATCAATTATGGTAAGTTGGCTTGAGCCAGGCACTGAATGTGTAAACCATGACAAAAGCAGAATGTGCAAACCATAGATAAACAAATAAACTGAATTGGGATAGGAACACACTGAAGTACATACGGTAGATGAACTAAACCTGCCCGTGCAGCCGAAATTGCAGTGGGAGGTACCAATCAATGGAACACAATTCACTAATCTGTGGCTCGCAAGATAATCACTAGTTGGAACCCATGGGCGGCAGGACACAGCATTGTAGTGAGTAACCAACCTGACGCTGCGCCTCTCGCTCTtgccttttcttctccttcttcttggagGATCTGGGAACGTCCTGGACCTCCTCCTCGTCACCCTCCTCATCGTCCTCTGGAACTGCACAGCCGAGAACCGAGGCTAGGGTTAGGACGCACGCAATAGGTGGCAAAAAAAAAGGGCTTTCGTTGTTCTGGTACCATCGCGGCTGGCTGATGCAGCAGAAGAAGAGGCTGCTCCCGGCCTCCGACGCATgcggcgcggcgcagcgcgACCGTGCAGAACCTGGTCCTCCTGGAGCGGCTGGGGCGGGAGGCGGTGGTTGTCGGCGGCatcggagcggcggcgccagcggagGAGGGGGATGATGGCGAAGACCAGGAGCATGCAGAGCACGGCGCCCAAgacgccgcccccgccggcgtccATCTTCCCGGTCGCCGGCGATCTCGCTTCCCAAACCCTCGATTTGATCGGAATCGATTTGCCTGCCGCAActgatttgtttttttcttccccgagagagagagagaggaggaatcTGCCATGAAACACGCTCGCAATGTGGTCCGGCCCAGTTGGGTGTTTAGGAGGCCCAAACCCGACGCAGCAGCTACGTTCGGCCCAGGAATGTCAGGATGTATCTTCTGTATGGTTTTCTATTATTTTTCAGTTTTCTGTGCATTTCCTTGATTCTAtagtaattattttaatttcttCTTGGTTATTTGTTTATGCTCTTATCTGTTTATAAATAGTTAATAACGGAGTTTTTTTAGAACGACCAAGTGCTTTGACCTAGTTTGGTCCGTAACCGAAGTAAATTATTACTATCATGTATATCTActcctttttatttatttactacCATATTACCCGTGCGTTGATACGGATAATATAATAGATCTACATAATATCACCAATTTTGTGTTCGTTCACTCCGCCTACAGGTCATGCGAGACATTGATTGACCAGGTTCCGATTATGATTCCGACTGATTTGCCCGGGTTTCCAATCAAGATTTCGATTGATAAAAGGCTAGTCGGACTCGTATACGGGATAGACTAAGAGTTAAGACCCACCTGTCAATAACATAAGATGGATCAAACTGAAATTTGAGGTAAAAATCCtactcgctttagtaatagATATAGATTAGTCCAGATTGTTGGATTATTATTATAAAAACACTATGGGTTGTAGAACCCCATGCAGTAGTGCTACGTTTCGCTTGCAAAGACGATCCAGTCGAAATGTCAAATAACTTGTCGTGACAAATAAAACACACTtaataaaaataaagaatggaaCACTTATCGATAACTAGCCATGATGTATGTACCTCCAATCTTCGTTCCATACTACCATGAATACATATATTTTTGTTCCGGCCTGTCATTAgtttttttctgcagaaaaaacTCTGTTTCGGAATTTATCACATTTAAGGCCCTTGAAACTTTAGAATGCTCTACAGCTGTCCTTGGAGCCATGTCCAGTGTTGATCGTTCTATATCACCATTTTTAATTATCCTTGTGCTCACATGATAATAACATGTATAACGGTCTAGTATATTTTGTTTATTATACACATATGATGATTGCTGTACCATTTTTATTTATATCTATTTGCCTGTTTGTAAGATTgccttggattttttttttgaacgtagATTGCCTTGGATACTTGTGAAGAGCAGTATGTGAACTTCAAGAACAAGTTTTTTGAAGACTCTAAGCAGCAACAACTTAGATATCCTTGACCACTTTACAATAGTAGTAATTTTGCATACTGAATCTAAAACGATAGACcccaaaaaaaatgtttcaatTAAAAATCGATGAGGTCGCATTCTATCGTAGAATGTGGGTGAAACTATTTTAATTTGTATTTTAAGAATACTTTTGCTACTTTTTTAAAGAAAACTAACACAGGGTGTGGTCGATCCAAATAATTAAATGAACAAGGAAGAGTTCATGCGCGCATTTATCTGAAAGAACCCAACATCCCCTTGCCTGGCTGgcagagaggaagagagagagtgaaagcatctaggccgatagatgcacatggtaagtttcggtgattaatgacaatcgTATGTGACTAATCTGTGTTTTAAAGGAAATATCGACTATCGTTgtgtctcatatgaaatgtgaaaggagacccctcaatttgaTTGATTCTACGGGTCAAGGCCAAAAAATTGAAgattaaggatctttctagtatCAAATGTCACAAAGAGATGAAGAACACTTGATTTAGTTCAGATTTTATATTTTAGTttttgaccgtactattaaggggGTTTCTTGAGTTAGTATCTTGACCTAGTAAAAGTTGACCTAGAAAATCTTGCACACTTGCTCAAGACAGCTCAAAGAAGTCAaaacaacacttggaagaagaaaatcTCGAAGAAGAAATCAACTCCGTGTCATTTGAGCAAAGACAAGAAACATCAGTATCACctgttaaaccgatgatgtAGCGCCGGTTAAACCAGCGTCCATGCACCGGTTAGACTGATGACTTAGTTATTGAAGCATCGGTGTATAACTCAGTGCAATTGGGGATCAAGTGAAAATAGTTCTACTGCACCGATTTAACCGATGAAAGCATCGATGCAATGCCCTACTAATGTCCAGAGAGCCTGTTTCTTGTGAAGCATATGGGTCTTCAtcaccagtttaaccgatggtCAAAGTGATAGCATTGGTGCAGTCACTGTACCATTGATCAGAGAGAATGTTTTGGAGAACATAAAATTCTCTTCAGCATTGGTTTAACTGATGCACCATCggtcaaagcatcggtgcaatgacataaGCCTGTGCATTGTGTCAGTTTTTCAATTTGACCTTAGAGTGACTGGTTTAACTGATGCTCCCCCATCGGCTTAACCGGTTCTTAGTACTTTTCTGCAGTGTGGCAAGTAACGGCTATGGGGGTTTCTCTACTCTATATAAGGTGCCCCCCCGTCATTTATGATGCTTTTGACACATTGAATATCTGAGGCCACCCCAAAGGTAAGGAGAGAGTGCTAGAGCTATGAGAAGAAGATCTTGAGCTTGAGATTTGATGCAAACAAAAAGATTTCATCCATTTGAGAGTAGCAAGTGtgcctgagtttagggtcagtTTAGTGtgggtcaagtgaaggctttgtagcttgttactcttggtatCTGACGGGACCTAGGCGGTATTAGTGATCGGAGGCTCTTGGCGAACTCTTGGAGTTTGTAGGAGCCCCAAGATGATGAAGATGTACGCGGTTTGAAGCTTGCCGCTTTGGAGATGGAGAAGGGGTACTCTTAGTGGATATTTGCTATTTGTCAGGCAAGATAGCTTAATCTTTTGTGAGTTCtccaacatggattagggggaGCGTTAAGAAAAAAATCAGGTTGCCCGTGTCCTTTGCTCTTACATTCAAACATTTAATTTCATTTGTGCTTGTTGTTCTTTGTTTGCTTATTTTGTTTACAAGAGCTTAATCATGCTAGTGTGTTCTTGACTAGGTTCTTTAATTCTTAGTGTGACTATCTCTAGGCAAAATGGACATATTAATGTGTTTATCCACCTAAAGCCTTGTTGTTAGTATGCTCTAGTTAATAGGTTTCGAATTTTAAATTGGGCAACACTCGTGCTAGGTTAAGAACTCGGTAGaaattctttttaaaaaaatccaaTTCAACCTCTCTCTTGGCCCACCATCAGAGAGTGGGGAGCAATGGATGGacggatgcatcatgcatgtaTATCCACCGATGGGATGGTGACAAATTGGTAAAGGCAAAAGCTGGATAGATTTGCAGTGCAAGTCGGCCGATCAGGAACAGTGCGCTGATCGATTCAGTGCAAGAGTCATTTTGATTCTCCTcttgccctgtttggtttgtgctacgCTAGTCATTAACACAATTTTGACAGCTAATTAAaggtactccctccttccctgtttataaggcatacacgtatatcaagattcaaaccttgtcatctttgactaataatttgactattaaatttttatttttataatgcaaatttcatatgattggattcataatcaaatatattttacaatgattataagtttataatcaaaagtgatataatatatgataaataaatggtcaaagtgttgtttagaagaccgtgtcatgttccaccatgccttataaacggggaaggagggagtattaaataaagtcagtttataaaactaactccacaactcaTGCGCTacttcacgagacgaatctaatgagatctttgaccgtatgattagagaatggttactgtagcatactgtagctaatcatgaattaattaccaTTATTAAATTCATCGCGTAAAGTTATACCCATCCGTGaagaagttttgcaaatagatttcatttaatattttatgcatgtaAGATTTTCTTCCAACGGTAGGAGTTGCAGCTTAAAACAAATAGGGCCGAAAAGTAGGTGGCGGCTATGGTGACTTGTCCTGCAGACTGATATTTGCTGatcaccacagcagcagcaccagcagcattTTTCACTAGCAATCGTACCAATTCATTGATTCAGGAGGTACCTGCTTTCAGTTCCCTGTGCATGCCATCAGCATCGGATCCTGTGCATCCATAACCAATGTCGTTCTTGGATTCGCGCGTGTAACTCGTCAATCGTTTTAATGTTCATCATGGCTAGCTCACACCTGTCATGTCGGCATCTTATTAATTAGTCCATCATATCTGCATTATATATGGTACTACATGGAAGAAACCTTATTGTTTATGTATACTTAATTAGACCTCGTTTAGTTACAGGgcgtaaaatttttaaaaaggAATCTTTGTATagttgaagtactaaacatatactgatcataaaattaattacagaactcgtctgtaaatcacAAGACGAATttaacgagcctaattaatccgtcattaaaaattgtttactgtagcactttagcgtctaattacaacctaattaggttcattagattcgtctcgcgatttacaggcaaactatgcaatgcgttttttatttcatctagatttaagtctccatgcaggtgccgaatttttttttggaattttgaattatgcaactaaacaagggcttaATGTATGTAAGAAGGATGATTGTATATATTTTCCTTGGTAGATATAGACCGTGTTTGGATCCAAAAGCTAGAGCTATTTGAGCTAGAGCTAATTAGATCAAGCAAATAGCTCTCCAATAAAATAGCTTTCAAAAGCTATTTAGCCTTCAAAGCACTTTTTTCTACCTTTTTCTAATCATTGGAGCCCTATTACCTCTCTTGGTATGGTGGACTCCACCTGAAATAGCCCAAATAATTACTCTTTGGGTGGGATAGTTTTTTGAGGtaggctatttgcaaatagctaAGAACTAGCCCTTATGTTTGGAAATTTTAGACTATTTTAGACTAAAAATAGCTCTAGCCCTCACAATATATAGCATGCAAAGCTTAAGTAGTGGCATGCATGCAATTGTGATATATATGATGCATCGTACGTAGGACATGCGTGCCTGCATCTATATATCTATCTATCAGGGAAAATTTATTTGTGTGCCTTTTTCTCGTTAAGGGACCGGGCATTATATATACTAGTCTATCAatccgtgctcccgcacggactaattagaattaatataaaaataagattaatcattataattatctatctcacgctgtttttcatctattaaatattctaacacatactctaatatatatatttattattatctagttacaatagattttattttgtatcacacctccatatgtattcgATATATATCTAGTTGAATTATATGTTTGTGAATTGCCATTCTTATCTCTTTCAtcgtacatgaatatatggtgacatatatcgtgtagtatttttatataaatatagtagtataaataatatattaacaaTGATAGAAgtagtaatttaaaattttatattggtgcacattaatatttattataattatataatttaaattctaatttaggagtaatttaacttgtaatagtAATgtcataattggataatttatatgcaaatttaggggggtATTTCTATTATTTTAATATGGCATGTGtgagtaatttacacaaagattagggggttactttagatttgtttataatggcagaggtcggtaatttagatatatgtttaggGGGGTATTTTAGTTTCATAATGGCTGCGGTGggtattaggaaagataacagatccgatggttattataattagagttgttggattgatggctggatatttctgatttttgtgagaatttatagaatttttctatttttttagagtgtccacctagaatcctaggtggcttcatgtgaGGCTCCTTGGAGcctctaattagtaatagtaagatttttaGCTGGCTATCTCGACCGTACCACAGCTATAGatgtcactactagaaaatgatCCTTCAGAACCGGTTGAAAAGgtgcttaggcaccggtttttcaaccggtacccCCAAACCGAGACCATTGACCTTAGTCTAGGACACCGGGTGTCTTAGGCATCCATTGGTGCCGGTTGGAAAAACCAACctgtaccaaaggggctgccagctTGCGTCAagctggcagcccctttggtaccggttggtctttgcaaccggtaccaatgagttCATGGCATTTCATTTCCCGTTTTCTTtgcatccttcactagcagcttTCAAAGAATCGTtcacaagatattgaatcgatCGACAAAATACTCATAGATTCCACAAATCATTCAAAAAATTGTTTACTACAAGATAGATCCAATCCATACAATCCCATATGCATatctatttttgaaaaaaagaaaaaatcaccCACGGCCAGCTCCCGTCCGGCGGCGACCAGCTTGAACGAGTTCTTCACGCGGGTCAGCTTCCCCACGACCGCGAGCTTCTTGAGCTGCCCGGCCAGCagcttgcggaagttggccggCGTCGTGTGCACTACCGAGCGAGCTGCTGGCCGACGCACCGCGCGTGCTTTTCCTCGGGCCACGTGTGCTCCCACTCGCTCGGCTGTCTCTTCCCTGCGCAAGAACCGAAGGAAGAAAAGGGGGAAACGAGAGGAGCCACGAAACTTCAAATCCAAATTACTTCCTCAAATCACAACAATTCGAAACGAAACTCGAGCTACAAATGTGTAACCTTAAGGATTAACAgatccaaaaaaaaagtttgccaAAAGATTGAGTATAGCTCGTGAATAAAAAatcacatgaaaaaaaaagacatgcaTTCCATGGACATGGATCCTTGCCGAAACAAGGGAGCTGCTCAGGTGGTCAACGCCGCTCCTACTCCTTGGGGCAGCGCGGCCAAACGCCAAGCTTAAGCCGCGGGCGTCCTCGAGGGCCGCAATCTTGTCGCCGCTGAGCGGACGGAGAGCGCGACCACTGCGTGCTCCTGGGCCGGCGGCATGTCCCAGAGAGAATAGCATCTGAGAGAGACGAAGGGGGATGCCACAGTGGTCGATGGGGCGGAGGTCGAGCTATCTCTTGGCGGCGAGCTCACAGCACTCCtggagcggccgccgccggcgtccgcgtTCGCGtctgcgagcgccgccgcgccgtccatgTCGGCGAGCGCCGCCATTCGTGTCCTGGAGCAGCTGCGAAGTCCCCGAGACCGAGGATAAGgtagagagagatgagagggaGAAAAATGAGGGGTAGAGAGATGAGAGATCAGGTGCCGACGGCCAGCGACTTAATAATATCGCGAGTTGGTCTTGGGTGCCGGGTGGTTgtttgaaccggtacctaaggcctatCACCTTTATTGGCCCCGGGTTGTGGTAAGACCCGGTGCCGATGTCTACTCCAAAGGCACCGGGTCGTGCCATTACCCGGTGTCATTAATGCATGGGCCAATTTGAACCGGCTCATGGTTTTAACCGGTGTCTTTGATATTCAATTGGTACCGGTTTCTGACGCGGCGCAACTTTCCGGCGTTTGGCACAGGCCAAGAGTACCGGCTGTTGTTGCAACCGGTACCAATATCTAGTATTAGTGCCGGTTACAATATGAGCTGGTAGTTTTGGCTTGGACCTTTGGCTCGTTTTCCAGTAGTGTGTGCTCCCTAGCCATGCATGCCACTTGTTTAGTCGTCACCTCTGTCTGATCAATCGCTAGCGTTTGAATGATTATTCATAAAAGTGGCAGTGCCACAGAGATCTTTTATTTTTGCACTCTAGCTAGCCATCACCTCTCTTCTACATGTGTCGGCAGGAAGCATGCGTGTGCATCATAGTCGTCGCGAGTAAAGAAGTCATTTTGAGTTTATtcaatattttaaattttaactATAAATAAATTCTTATGAGTTGGGTTTGAAGATATGAAAGTGATGTAAATAGGTTCATCTTGAAATGTAATTTCGTAAAAGTATACATTAACTATACTTTATAAATATTTATGGTGAAAAGATAGTGATCAAAGTTATTTTTGAAGACCATGTCGATATTCAAAACGACTTTCTTTACTAACCAACTTAGAGGGATTACTAGTTATCATCATGTGACATCCCGACCCAATgcttaataggattgatagaatACTCATATTAACATATTacacttcttttccggaagccgatctCGAAAGAACTCCAAAGTTAAATGTGGTTGGCTTGGAGCAATttcgggatgggtgaccgaccgggaacttcttcccgggtgcgTACGAGTGatgacaaagtgtgcagaaaaaacTTGTGTTGGTCTTTGAAGATAGTCTATGTTCGTTACACATCATCCCTTCTCGCTCTGGACCCTCAATAAAATTGGCTTGTCCATCagctttatatatatatgtttgttCGTTACACCTCCGACATAGAACAGCCAGAGCTGCACCTTCGATCACCTGCCCAGGCCAGTTCATCTATCGCTACTAcaccagctagctagctagtagccaATACCTATGTATAGCCTGTGATCGATCAGTGCAGGAGAGCACTAGCTCCGATCCGATCCCCAAGCTTATTAGCCATCCCAGCCAGGTATCTCTCATCACTTCGTTCATTTTTCTCACCTGCTTTTATTTCTTCCATCTATACCTGCATCTTTTTTGTCCCTCCCCTTCCATTCCATCATCAGGTAATTGGAgatttaaattttaattttgataCACATGGCAGAAAGACTAGATTAACAAAGGAGCAAATTCAGATAACAAAAATAATAATCGTCCTACATATAGATAGATCTATCAAAACCTCACATATATCTAAGGTGTGATGATGAGGTTATACATGCATACAGATCGATGTCTGTGGCAGCATTCAGTCATTTTTTTTCGCTGGAGTGCATGTTGTCTTTTTCAGTCATGGGTAGACGGTTGGTGCGATAAATTTGTTGCAACAGctgatttatttggtcctcATTCGTGGTCATATATACCATAAACGCCCTTTGATTAATAAATGAACTTTTTCCCAAATCTGCTGGTTGTATGTAGATCCCTCGGAAACGCTCACTTTTTTTATCTATATATCTTCAGACATCCTGAAATCTTTCATGCAATGTAGTGTTTGTATCGATGGATCTTATTGCTTTGCTTGATCGTTCATGGTTATGTTCATCCATCAGTGCAATCTaccaatcatcatcatcaccacatATTGAAAAgaatcgggtgctcgtagcctaagacgGAAAAAGGATGAATTAAGCAAATCGTTTGCAtataaatttaaactaaaacatgctatctagatgtgcaattaCGGTTCATCTATTgtgaaactctcatcccaaaaaAGTTATGCAACCTAAACCTAACTTGATCTACattaagaaagtaaaggcacacaagttgcaagaaTCAAATGTGGAAATGTAAAAGGAATGAGCGGAAGCAAACTACAATAGGATTGAACCACTGCACTGTTTCTTGTAGACACACATTTTTTTCAAGTTAAAAATACACATCACCTTGCACACATGCAGCCACACTTTCAAAACTCTATTATCAATATCTTCTTATGACGTCACAATTAATTTCATTAGGTTTTTATTGAAAAAATGTTGTGACCTTTGGGATATTATAGTCAAAAGTCTTGTTGGATAAGTCACTACAATAATTTGATTGATTGTTAGGATATTATAGTCAAAAGACG
This portion of the Panicum virgatum strain AP13 chromosome 2N, P.virgatum_v5, whole genome shotgun sequence genome encodes:
- the LOC120659180 gene encoding DDRGK domain-containing protein 1-like — its product is MDAGGGGVLGAVLCMLLVFAIIPLLRWRRRSDAADNHRLPPQPLQEDQVLHGRAAPRRMRRRPGAASSSAASASRDVPEDDEEGDEEEVQDVPRSSKKKEKKRQEREAQRQAEDAARDSRRNKQDRYEEMRRRKDEEREAQERLLEEEARARKAKEEEAAALEFEKWKGAFSVDDEGTTESEMQDDGQGLLHNFVEYIKKQKCVPLEDLAAEFRMRTQDCINRIVTLESMDRLSGVMDDRGKFIYISTEEMKAVAEYIRKQGRVSISHLANNSNQFIDLEPKAQYEEESHQDDSAAVDTDQ